In Hirundo rustica isolate bHirRus1 chromosome 4, bHirRus1.pri.v3, whole genome shotgun sequence, a genomic segment contains:
- the TXN2 gene encoding thioredoxin, mitochondrial: MAQRLALQRLLSLPARGPLASHSRAFGTSAGRRSTFNVQDGSDFQDRVVNSPKPVVVDFHAQWCGPCKILGPRLEKLVSKLEGKVLMAKVDIDDHTDLAIEYEVSAVPTVLAMKNGDVVDKFVGVKDEDQLEAFLKKLIGA; the protein is encoded by the exons ATGGCCCAGAGGCTGGCGCTCCAGCggctgctctccctccccgcGCGGGGGCCCCTGGCATCCCACTCCAGGGCCTTTGGCACCTCCGCTGGCCGCAGGAGCACTTTCAACGTGCAGGACGGCAGCGACTTCCAGGACCGGGTGGTGAACAGCCCCAAGCCCGTTGTGGTGGACTTCCATGCGCA GTGGTGTGGTCCCTGCAAGATCCTAGGCCCCAGGTTAGAGAAGCTGGTGTCCAAGCTGGAGGGGAAGGTGCTGATGGCCAAGGTGGACATCGATGATCACACAGACCTTGCTATCGAGTACGAG GTGTCAGCAGTGCCAACTGTGCTGGCTATGAAGAACGGAGACGTCGTGGATAAATTTGTGGGCGTAAAGGATGAGGATCAGCTGGAGGCATTCCTCAAGAAACTCATTGGAGCCTGA